In a single window of the Elaeis guineensis isolate ETL-2024a chromosome 6, EG11, whole genome shotgun sequence genome:
- the LOC105060023 gene encoding LOW QUALITY PROTEIN: extra-large guanine nucleotide-binding protein 1 (The sequence of the model RefSeq protein was modified relative to this genomic sequence to represent the inferred CDS: inserted 1 base in 1 codon) — MRISSRARAYRRKMERRAKKMLPAVASPPAMDSADYSFAIEYHGPPVPYEIPEAIPIEIERIPVAAVAAPSALPDPISLPVVQPLPSPGPLKKPSKSGRLATDPAGASPTSVIENHAAMDRLDSVEVSGEVGSSGVLGSAGFPDRSVELSEGIGSSGAVGFSSELKEXEGFEGSSEGVHSSGVLGFSGEVKEGEGFEGSSEGTGSSGVVGFSSEFKEGEGLEGSPNDMANGRISTESALSSEFEFRSSASGDDEAFDTQAKRAVLVTFQDSSRSSGSASPVVGLTRMEESGMRVPKGACYRCLKGNRFTEKEACLACDAKYCNGCVLRAMGSMPEGRKCVSCIGSSIMETKREKLGKPSRMLKRLLSSSEVQLVMKAEKDCEANQLRPEDICVNGKKLTQEEMVLLQSCPCPPSKLKPGYYWYDKVSGFWGKQGHKPDKIISPHLNVGGNIMRNASNGNTGILINGREITKVELQMLKWAGVQCAGNPHFWVNADGTYQEEGQKNIKGQIWGKPTMKLLCPVLSLPIPSKPANPSGEELDNMVNRVVPDYLEQKTLQRLLLVGYHGSGTSTIFKQAKFLYRSIPFSEDELQDIKLMIQSNIYNYLGILLEGRERFEEESLAEKKKNQQLHSSGTREKESDEHDDRTEYSIGPRLKAFSDWLLKVMASGNLEAIFPAATREYAPLVEELWNDAAIQATYQRRSELPLLPSVASYFLEQVVNVSRVEYEPTDMDILYADGITSSNGLACTDFFSSQLAADGSGNDDADQQDTLLIRYQLIGLHAKALGENCKWLDMFDDVRLVIFCVALSDYDEYYEDANGMAINKMVESKRFFESVVGHPSFYQMDFLLILNKFDLLEQKIDMTPLTSCKWFDDFNPVVSRHRPNNSNSRNMNNGATIAQQAFHYIAVKFKKLFYSLTGRKLYVTLANGLDSDSVDAALRYAREIIKWEDERPVFGSSESIYSTEPSSYSR, encoded by the exons ATGCGGATCTCCTCTAGGGCTCGGGCTTATCGCCGAAAAATGGAGCGGCGCGCCAAGAAGATGCTCCCCGCCGtagcctcgccgccggccatgGACTCCGCCGACTACTCCTTCGCCATCGAATACCATGGGCCCCCGGTTCCATATGAGATCCCCGAGGCGATACCTATCGAGATCGAGCGGATCCCCGTCGCTGCCGTGGCCGCCCCGTCGGcgctccccgaccccatctccctcCCCGTTGTCCAGCCCCTCCCGTCCCCTGGCCCGCTGAAGAAGCCCTCCAAGAGCGGGCGGCTCGCCACCGACCCGGCCGGCGCGTCACCTACCTCCGTCATTGAGAACCACGCGGCGATGGACCGTCTCGACTCCGTCGAGGTCTCCGGCGAGGTCGGCAGCTCCGGCGTGCTGGGGTCGGCCGGGTTCCCCGACCGCTCTGTGGAGCTCTCGGAGGGTATTGGCAGCTCCGGCGCGGTGGGGTTTTCCAGCGAGCTCAAGG GGGAGGGGTTCGAGGGTTCCTCGGAGGGTGTTCATAGCTCTGGTGTTCTGGGTTTCTCCGGCGAAGTCAAGGAGGGCGAGGGGTTCGAGGGTTCTTCTGAGGGCACCGGAAGCTCCGGCGTCGTGGGATTCTCCAGCGAGTTCAAGGAGGGCGAGGGGTTGGAGGGTTCACCGAACGACATGGCTAATGGCAGGATTTCGACGGAGTCGGCTCTCAGCTCGGAGTTTGAATTCCGGTCATCAGCCTCCGGGGATGATGAGGCTTTTGATACCCAGGCAAAGAGAGCTGTGCTCGTGACTTTCCAAGATTCCTCCCGGTCTAGTGGCTCGGCTTCCCCGGTGGTTGGATTAACAAGGATGGAAGAATCCGGAATGAGGGTACCGAAGGGAGCTTGCTACCGATGCTTGAAAGGGAACCGGTTTACGGAGAAAGAAGCCTGCTTGGCTTGCGACGCTAAGTACTGTAATGGGTGCGTGTTGAGAGCGATGGGCTCCATGCCGGAAGGGAGAAAGTGTGTTTCTTGCATTGGGTCTTCGATAATGGAGACTAAGAGGGAGAAATTGGGGAAACCCTCCCGAATGCTTAAGAGATTGCTGAGTTCGTCGGAAGTCCAGCTGGTGATGAAGGCTGAGAAAGACTGCGAGGCGAACCAACTAAGACCAGAAGATATTTGCGTGAATGGGAAGAAGCTTACCCAAGAAGAGATGGTTTTATTGCAGAGTTGTCCGTGCCCGCCTTCTAAGCTGAAGCCAGGATACTATTGGTATGATAAAGTCTCGGGTTTTTGGGGAAAG CAAGGACACAAACCTGACAAGATCATCAGTCCACATCTGAATGTTGGGGGCAACATTATGCGGAATGCAAGCAATGGGAACACTGGTATCTTGATAAATGGACGAGAGATTACAAAAGTTGAGCTACAGATGCTTAAG TGGGCAGGAGTTCAGTGTGCTGGGAATCCCCACTTTTGGGTAAATGCTGATGGGACATACCAGGAGGAGGGGCAGAAGAATATAAAAGGGCAGATTTGGGGCAAG CCTACGATGAAGCTGCTTTGCCCTGTTTTATCATTGCCGATTCCCAGTAAGCCTGCAAATCCTTCTGGTGAAGAACTGGATAACATGGTCAATAGAGTTGTTCCTGACTATCTTGAGCAAAAAACACTCCAAAGGCTTCTTTTGGTTGGGTATCATGGATCGGGGACAAGTACCATATTTAAACAG GCCAAGTTCTTGTACAGAAGTATCCCATTCTCAGAGGATGAACTTCAAGATATTAAGCTTATGATACAGAGCAACATATATAACTATCTTGGTATACTACTTGAGGGGCGTGAACGATTCGAGGAAGAGAGTTTGGCTGAGAAAAAGAAAAACCAGCAACTTCATTCTTCAGGCACAA GAGAGAAGGAATCAGATGAACATGATGATAGAACGGAGTACTCCATTGGTCCACGGCTGAAAGCATTTTCTGATTGGCTTCTCAAGGTTATGGCTTCTGGTAACCTAGAAGCTATTTTCCCAGCTGCTACTCGTGAATATGCCCCATTGGTTGAGGAACTGTGGAATGATGCTGCTATTCAAGCGACATATCAGCGGAGGAGTGAACTACCACTGCTTCCTAGTGTTGCCAGTTATTTCTTAGAGCAG GTTGTCAATGTATCTAGAGTGGAATACGAGCCCACTGATATGGATATCCTCTATGCTGATGGAATTACTTCATCCAATGGACTAGCATGCACGGATTTCTTTTCTTCACAGTTGGCTGCTGATGGAAGTGGCAATGATGATGCTGATCAGCAGGACACCTTACTGATAAG GTATCAACTCATCGGACTGCATGCAAAAGCCCTTGGAGAGAACTGCAAGTGGCTGGATATGTTTGACGATGTGAGGCTTGTTATCTTTTGTGTTGCCCTGAGTGACTATGATGAATACTATGAAGATGCAAATGGAATGGCTATAAACAAGATGGTGGAGAGCAAGAGATTCTTTGAGAGTGTCGTGGGTCATCCAAGCttctatcagatggattttctTTTGATACTCAACAAATTTGATCTGCTGGAGCAGAAGATAGACATGACCCCGCTCACTTCATGCAAATGGTTTGATGACTTCAATCCAGTTGTAAGTCGTCATCGTCCCAATAACAGCAACAGCCGCAACATGAACAATGGTGCCACCATCGCGCAGCAGGCCTTTCACTACATTGCTGTCAAATTTAAGAAGCTATTTTATTCTCTCACCGGGCGAAAACTATATGTTACACTAGCAAACGGGTTGGACTCAGATTCGGTAGATGCAGCACTCAGATATGCAAGAGAGATCATTAAGTGGGAGGATGAGAGGCCGGTGTTCGGCTCCAGCGAATCAATTTACAGTACCGAGCCAAGCTCCTATTCTCGCTAA